CCCCGAGACACTTGCTGATCTTAATCGTGAAGATATGGATGCCCAAGCGAAGTATGTCTTCTACGATCGCGAGATTAATGACATAAACCTGCAATTACCAGTAGCCTGCATTGAATGCATGCGGGAGGGCCATCTTGCTGAAGTGTGTCCATACAAAGAGGTGCGTTCTGAAACTACCAACCCGCTTTTCCAGGGAGCTTGCTGCACTGCATCGGACACAGTGGGTACTGACCGCTTATAGTGTGTGCATTGCGGTGCTTGGGATAAACACCAGAGCAGTTTCTGTCCTtcgtggagaagatgtcAGAAGTGCCGGGAGCGTGGTCACGACCAGCGCGATTGCTCTTCGCTCCTGAAAGGTTCCGCATCTGAGATTCCCTGTGATCTGTGTGGATCTTCAGCTCACATGGAGCTCGAGTGTGATTTCATGTGGAAAGCTCATCGGCAAGAGCCGCAATCCGGGCCCGTGCTTGTATCCATATCTTGCTCTCATTGTACCAGCAGCCACCATTTGGTCGGTGACTGCCCATCCCTTCCGCAACCTTTGAAATCTTCGTCCTGGACGTTGAAAGGAGTTGATCCGAATATGGTTACCAATATCAATTCTGTGGTCAACGGTAGGGGCGGACCTTCGTCTAGAGGTCGAGGTGGGATGAAGATTAGGGGCCGTGCTGATGTACACTCCTCTCCGGATGACAGCGATGACTTGATGACTAGACGACGGCCCGTAGGTCGTGGTGGAAACCGAGGCAATATCCGGATTGGTAGTGGAATtgggaagaacaagaacctAGCGCCGGCCGGCTCGCGAGGCCCAGATATGGATTCTCGTCAGTTTTACAGGGATCGTCAGGATTTCCATTCGGGCAACGCACGCCAGCGCTCCTTGTCCCCCAACCCTCGCCGCGGAAGAGGCAAGGATACCTGGCAACCTGCACCTCGTTCACCGCCACGAGGCCAGTCCAGGCCTCCTCCTCGTGGGGGAAGAGGCGGTGGCCGGGGACGTGGCGGACGTGGCAATGGTAATAAACGAGGGGGTAACGGCGACAATTACCGCCCGATGCCGAGTGCCGCTAAAAAGGCTTGGGATAAGTATAGACTCTGATCCATAGGTCACTAATACAGCGCAGGTGATTGCTGGGCTGGTTGTATGTATTGCGACATCCCATTTACGCCTGGCGCCTATAGTAACTTGATTGGTACATGATACCCTTGGCTAACATACATATTTCTTGTGTTGATTGCACTTATCATGCACTTCAATGCCACCTGGCGTATTTACAACCTCGTGCCTGACCTTTTGATCAGGTCTTTATCTACTGAGGTAACTGTGTCTGTACATAAACACGACGGATACGAGCAGCCACACGGGCCGTGGCAATGAACAGCAGCATGCCACCTGAATTACATGAGCCAAGAGGGTTCGGACTATTTGTCTAATCTTGGATCTAGGCACACCGGTGGCTGTCGAGCATCGGTGACGAGGTATGGCATAAGCCGACCTACTAGTCACTGGTAGGAACCTTGTCACCACCACGGTTTCCGACAAAACCTCCATCTAGGATGCTGATGAGCTCATCTAACCGCTCAATGCACAGATCCGTATGGGGGTGCTCCTTGAGATGAACGTTGTGGTCGTTCAAGAGCAAGACAGTCGCAGCGCCTGCTGTATGGCCAGCGGTCATATCATCGATACTGTCACCAACCTAGCATCATATTAGTTCCcagagaagagaaaatgaCCTGGAatgcaaaagaaagacccaCCATGATTAAATTCTCTCCCCGACTATCCAGTCCCCATTCGTTAGCAATATGCAAAATCCCCGCTGGATCCGGCTTAGGCAATAACCCCGGGGTCTCTCTTGTAACGATTGGCAGAAACACGTGAGCGGGAAGATGATTATCTAGAAGATGCCGTACTGGTGTTCTGCCACAGTAGTATTAACCTCTACCGTTCACTCACTCCCGTACATCTAATGTTGGAGTAAATAGGATGGAGTAAAACGCCTTACTCAAAATTCCGTGTACAAAGCGCCCTCTTGACTCCCCGTTCGTGGAGATAATCCATGAGCTCCACTAGTCCCGGCTGGGGCTCCTGGGTTTGCATAGCCTCTTGCTCAACGGCCTTGATTTTATCTGCAGCTTCGAGCTGTTGCTCGGGAGTTGGGAGACTGCTAATATGGTGCAAGATATCGATATCCTTGTGGAGGATCCCAAGAGACTCTCTGTGGAGGATTTAGTGCACATCACGTAAGATGTAAAACGATATCGAGTTTTAGCCACATACCGCATCTTGACAAACATGTGGTTCTGAGGAAGACTGTTTACACATCAGCCATCCGAGCGAGCTACCGTGACATGGTTCAGAGAAAGTATCAAGTACCATAATGTTCCGTCCACGTCGAAAACGATACCCTTCAATGGTGGGGCACTTGatgttccttttctctctgggTTAAGAGGAGCAAATCGTCGCTGACGAAGTGAGTAATTTTGAACCGAGGCCATGATGCGTCCGAGTTGCGGCAGGGGCCGCGGGGTGAACATTCGAACTGGGAGAGGGGAACGTTGGAGTGGAGGTTCAAGAGGTTGTTTCAATGTGGTGTGATTCGACCAAATGGCGGAGATAAGATTGATAAGGTTTGGCAGTGCGGAGATTTCGGAAATACTAAAAAACAGCAATTTATACAGTTGTTGAGAAATTTAAATCGGCTACCTCTGCTATCCCGAAGGACATTCGACGCCATAAATAGCATCAGCGTGGTGAATGTAGTAGACAAAGAACCTTTGCGTTGCTCACTGATTTCCTGACTgtactaaatatattatccATTATCCATACACTACAATGAAGCTGTTGGATGTCATGTGGTGCTGATTCTTTGTTGCATGTAGGCACTTGGCAACGTTGTGAATATCTGAGGATCTTGTATAGACTTGCCTGTGTAATAATTTTACCCCAGTACTTGATCTAGCATATGCAACTGCCCTCTGCGACCTCCGTGTGCGCCATTAAAATGGTTTCTTGAGCAAAACCCCAAAGGAATTGAATACATCCAGTCCTATTGTCATCCGTGTCTGGGGCCGCTTTATTTACTATGCAACAAGAACCACAGCTCtgaatatattatattgttAAATACGCAATATGGAACCTCCTACACTGCTCGCACGTGAAATCTTCTCAGGCATGAAGTTGATTTTATTTACCTATGTGATAGAGACAGTCACTTCCAATACAGTTCAATAACGTAGGTTCATATTGAAGACGTTCTATTTCCCTAGAAGCCAAATCCTTGTAGCAATGTTGTTATCTCTTTGACTATATCTGTAACGGCCTCTGTGTCGTAAGCTGCAGTGTGATACTCGCCCTTGTCTCCGGATCTTCCCTGGCTTGCAAGAAAGCTACTGTGAACCGCTGGTAAAGACAGAGAGGGCCAGTTCATAGggagaagcttcttcagcAGTCTTCCCACGTCAATGTTTTGAAAGTTTGAGCATAGGTGGTGGCTTTCTTTAGGAACTATTAGCTCTGGACTTCCCGGGAGCAACCTTTGAAAGCATTGCATATCCTGCGGACTGAACCATGAAATGATGCTGATTCTCTCTGCACTATAGTCCAGATTATGGATTATTTCATCCCTGATCTCGTCTGGCCTCAATCCATTCGTCACGATGTCACCGTAGCAATGTGTAAATAGAACTTGTACATGTCTGTCCGCATTCTCCCaagtttttaattttacAAGGAAATCTTCAAGAGACAGGCCATAGTGAACATTCTCTGCAAACAGTAGCTTGCCGTCAAGCTGCCTGATAGCAAACTGGAGTGGTATCGGAGACATATCCCCACTCAGAGAGATGTACTCAAAGTCGATAACCCAGGTATTCTGAGGACTTCTGTGGTAGCTTGTTGAAAGAGTTTTGACATCAGTCATTGCATCATCCGTAAGTTTCAACTCCCATTGTGGCATTGGAAGTTCAGCACCCGTAGCTTTCAATGACGACACATATTGGATAATCCTTGATGAGTGGTGCTTGCAATACCCAGAGTACAGCTCCTGTGGTAATGGACAAGTTAGGATCAAGCATTTTTTCTTGCCATCAACCAATGAATAATTTTTGAGGACTGCACGTTGCATTGAAGACCGCTGGTAGAGACGCTTTTTCTTCGTATGCCCTCTATTACTTGATGGTGTGGCCTCGCCCACCTCATCTGCATCAGTAGTATCAGCAAAATCCTCCGGTTCAGCGATGGAATCTGTCACATCACGGGCACCATCAGTCCCTCTGTCAGGCTCCCGTGATTGAAGCATAGTATGTGGCGAAATATATATGCCTTCTCCGTCTTTCACTACTTCACTAGTAGTGAAAGTGTCCACTTCATCAGAAAACGGTGCCTTTGAACCCTGTGGCCTCACACCCTCGACTAGCTTCTCTGTCAGTGAGTAGAGGTGGTCGTACGGTTGCGATGCAGGCCGGTGTAATGTAAAGTCTCTTAGCCTCAGAAGCTGAAAAGGCTTTCGGGTTGTATCCTTCGTAAATATAACCCGCGAGCCCCACCGGTGAATGTTATTCACTAGTAGTTCAA
This Aspergillus flavus chromosome 1, complete sequence DNA region includes the following protein-coding sequences:
- a CDS encoding zinc knuckle domain protein is translated as MPDSPGDDNNDSRTASVGAQRNRATSTNGSRQSSIDSNSHPRKRQRRNGKGEPTDARDFVPQGATFSANTLEVDPDSTSSSGSSSSDDESNSSDDGNEASSQAGPQSAAAPNWNKASKSTIRTSLNKRGNKANEGEHDSRFDAVNDKYWRSRSESVSNGGDNDNVSQTNSDGASEEGEVQEDDSSDSSRMHLSGDSDDSSLDSEADDSILLNINARGQTQNASQKQNGVQDDDYDPESLPVSQSITNGHTFGGAADGSATTSKEEAFRHFAQKYPTNPETLADLNREDMDAQAKYVFYDREINDINLQLPVACIECMREGHLAEVCPYKECVHCGAWDKHQSSFCPSWRRCQKCRERGHDQRDCSSLLKGSASEIPCDLCGSSAHMELECDFMWKAHRQEPQSGPVLVSISCSHCTSSHHLVGDCPSLPQPLKSSSWTLKGVDPNMVTNINSVVNGRGGPSSRGRGGMKIRGRADVHSSPDDSDDLMTRRRPVGRGGNRGNIRIGSGIGKNKNLAPAGSRGPDMDSRQFYRDRQDFHSGNARQRSLSPNPRRGRGKDTWQPAPRSPPRGQSRPPPRGGRGGGRGRGGRGNGNKRGGNGDNYRPMPSAAKKAWDKYRL
- a CDS encoding putative HAD superfamily hydrolase, with translation MFTPRPLPQLGRIMASVQNYSLRQRRFAPLNPERKGTSSAPPLKGIVFDVDGTLCLPQNHMFVKMRESLGILHKDIDILHHISSLPTPEQQLEAADKIKAVEQEAMQTQEPQPGLVELMDYLHERGVKRALCTRNFETPVRHLLDNHLPAHVFLPIVTRETPGLLPKPDPAGILHIANEWGLDSRGENLIMVGDSIDDMTAGHTAGAATVLLLNDHNVHLKEHPHTDLCIERLDELISILDGGFVGNRGGDKVPTSD